A section of the Luteitalea sp. genome encodes:
- a CDS encoding AAA family ATPase, which translates to MSNPHPPISSPESPAAGSVSSLDDLNPEQREAVLHAEGALLILAGAGSGKTRVIAHRIAHLVGSGLASPHEVLAVTFTNKAAEEMRQRVARLLSTDLRGLWISTFHALCARLLRREAPAIGLSRDFVIYDASDQLTLVKRILRELHIDDKLIQPRAALSQISDIKNRMQGPEGLEGSWNFREQKIAEIFRAYRRALTAANALDFDDLLLKTVELLDDAEPVRLRYSHQFRYVMVDEYQDTNRPQYLLIRQLTSAHANIAVVGDPDQSIYKWRGADIRNILDFEQDYPDATVVRLERNYRSTQIILDAASSVIRQNKDRKEKRLWTDRAGGSKVLYFRGADELQEADFLRRMVQSGATADSSATMAILYRINAQSRAIEDALMRDGIPYRIVGGVRFYERKEVKDTLAYLKIVLNPHDDVSFRRVVNTPARGIGKAVLEALDSTAPRPETPTPLLVTAGLFEISSSQSLCARSAQLVASRQLPARGTAALSAFITLIERVSAQVRQHATVADSVSHVIEESGYLRMLEEDHSEEARSRIENLKELVSAAREYEQREPDASLGGFVDKLSLLSEADETEGSAQARVWLMTLHAAKGLEFPVVAIAGMEEGLVPHTRAFENREELEEERRLCYVGMTRAQAQLVLTGSYRRRVFGEYQATERSRFLDEIPSSLIEELPAFGVPEHSRRAPFERRATPYGRRSVRETPPSYTYEDEDQSATDLRPGQRVRHPRFGVGTIVGVEGADEKLKLTIRFADYGQKKVMARFAQLGPV; encoded by the coding sequence GTGTCGAACCCGCACCCACCAATCTCTAGCCCTGAGTCGCCAGCTGCTGGCTCCGTCTCCTCTCTGGACGATCTCAACCCAGAGCAGCGCGAAGCGGTTCTGCATGCAGAAGGTGCGCTGCTCATCCTGGCGGGCGCGGGCTCCGGTAAGACACGTGTGATTGCGCACAGGATCGCGCATCTCGTTGGCAGCGGCCTGGCCTCGCCGCACGAGGTGCTGGCAGTGACGTTCACCAACAAGGCCGCCGAGGAAATGCGGCAGCGCGTGGCGCGGCTGCTTAGCACCGACCTGCGCGGCCTCTGGATCTCCACGTTCCATGCGCTGTGTGCACGCTTGCTGCGACGCGAGGCGCCTGCAATTGGCCTCTCGCGCGACTTCGTCATCTATGACGCCTCCGACCAGCTCACACTCGTGAAGCGCATCCTCCGGGAGCTACACATCGACGACAAGCTGATCCAGCCGCGAGCGGCCCTCTCGCAGATCAGCGACATCAAGAATCGGATGCAAGGACCGGAGGGCCTCGAGGGGAGCTGGAACTTTCGTGAGCAGAAGATCGCCGAGATCTTCCGCGCCTACCGGCGCGCTCTCACGGCAGCCAACGCGCTCGACTTCGATGATCTCCTCCTCAAGACCGTGGAGCTCCTCGACGACGCCGAGCCGGTCCGCCTGCGGTACTCGCATCAATTCCGCTACGTGATGGTGGACGAGTACCAGGACACGAACCGTCCGCAATACCTGCTCATTCGCCAGCTCACGTCGGCACACGCCAACATCGCCGTCGTGGGGGATCCGGACCAATCCATCTACAAGTGGCGGGGCGCGGATATTCGGAACATTCTCGACTTCGAGCAGGATTATCCCGACGCGACGGTCGTGCGTCTGGAGCGCAACTACCGCTCGACGCAGATCATCCTCGATGCCGCGTCGTCGGTCATTCGGCAGAACAAGGACCGCAAGGAGAAGCGGCTCTGGACCGATCGCGCGGGCGGCTCGAAGGTGCTCTACTTCCGTGGAGCGGACGAGCTCCAGGAAGCAGACTTCCTCCGCCGGATGGTTCAGAGCGGCGCAACCGCGGACTCATCGGCAACAATGGCGATCCTGTACCGCATCAATGCTCAATCGCGCGCCATCGAAGATGCCTTGATGCGCGACGGCATTCCATACCGGATCGTTGGGGGTGTCCGCTTCTACGAGCGCAAGGAGGTCAAAGATACCCTCGCGTATCTGAAGATCGTGCTCAACCCGCATGACGACGTGAGCTTTCGACGTGTGGTGAACACGCCGGCGCGTGGGATTGGGAAAGCCGTACTGGAGGCTCTGGACTCGACCGCGCCTCGACCGGAGACGCCCACGCCTCTCCTGGTCACTGCTGGTCTCTTTGAAATCTCCTCCTCCCAGTCCCTTTGCGCACGGAGCGCGCAGCTCGTGGCCTCCCGCCAGCTCCCCGCTAGAGGTACCGCCGCGCTCAGCGCGTTCATCACACTCATCGAGCGCGTCAGCGCGCAGGTCCGTCAGCATGCCACCGTGGCGGACTCCGTCTCGCACGTGATCGAGGAGTCAGGCTACCTCCGCATGCTCGAAGAGGACCACAGCGAGGAGGCTCGCAGTCGCATCGAGAACCTGAAGGAGCTGGTCTCCGCCGCACGCGAGTATGAGCAGCGCGAGCCGGACGCCTCGCTCGGCGGCTTCGTGGACAAGTTGTCGCTACTCTCCGAGGCAGACGAGACCGAGGGCAGCGCTCAGGCGCGGGTCTGGCTGATGACGCTGCATGCGGCCAAGGGCCTCGAGTTTCCGGTCGTTGCGATTGCGGGCATGGAAGAGGGCCTCGTGCCGCACACGCGCGCGTTCGAGAACCGCGAGGAGCTCGAAGAAGAGCGCCGCCTCTGCTACGTGGGCATGACGCGAGCCCAGGCGCAGCTCGTGCTCACCGGCTCGTACCGCCGTCGCGTCTTCGGCGAATACCAAGCGACGGAACGGTCGCGGTTCCTCGACGAGATCCCGAGCTCACTCATCGAGGAGCTGCCGGCGTTTGGCGTGCCAGAGCACTCGCGGCGTGCGCCCTTCGAGCGCCGGGCCACACCCTACGGGCGCCGCTCCGTACGCGAGACACCACCCAGCTACACGTACGAAGACGAGGACCAGTCTGCGACGGACCTTCGCCCGGGCCAACGTGTTCGCCATCCTCGATTTGGCGTGGGCACGATCGTGGGCGTCGAAGGTGCAGACGAGAAACTCAAGCTCACCATCCGGTTCGCAGACTATGGGCAGAAGAAGGTGATGGCTCGCTTCGCACAGCTCGGGCCCGTCTAG
- a CDS encoding aldo/keto reductase: METRSLGTQGLVVSAIGLGCMGMSEFYGPSDEQETIATIHRALELGVTLLDTADMYGPYTNEALVGRALRNRRQQAIIATKFGIVRTDDPTYRGVCGRPDYVRKSCDGSLQRLGVDEIDLYYQHRVDPDVPIEETVGAMGRLVEEGKVRFLGLSEPGLESIRRAHAVHPISALQNEYSLWSRDPEDEALPLCRELGIGLVAYSPLGRGFLAGEIRSVDDFAPDDYRRKAPRYQGENFQKNLDLVDKIRALAGDRGVTPAQLALRWVIEQGADIVPIPGTKRLRYLEENVAALDVSLIAQDVEEIEAICPLGAVAGARYTEAMMRFVGR; encoded by the coding sequence ATGGAAACTCGATCTCTCGGGACTCAGGGACTGGTCGTTTCGGCTATCGGGCTCGGCTGCATGGGCATGTCGGAGTTCTATGGTCCAAGCGACGAGCAGGAGACGATCGCGACGATTCATCGCGCGCTCGAGCTCGGCGTCACGCTGCTCGACACGGCTGACATGTACGGGCCGTACACGAACGAGGCGCTCGTCGGGCGCGCTCTCCGCAATCGCCGACAGCAGGCGATCATCGCGACGAAGTTCGGTATCGTGCGCACGGACGACCCCACATATAGGGGCGTGTGCGGCCGACCCGATTACGTCCGCAAGTCATGTGACGGCAGCCTGCAGCGTCTGGGCGTGGACGAGATCGACCTCTACTATCAGCACCGCGTCGATCCGGACGTTCCAATCGAGGAGACGGTTGGCGCCATGGGGCGCCTCGTCGAGGAGGGCAAGGTTCGGTTTCTTGGCTTGTCCGAACCTGGATTGGAAAGTATCCGCCGTGCGCACGCCGTGCATCCCATCTCCGCCCTCCAGAACGAGTACTCGCTGTGGAGCCGGGATCCGGAAGACGAGGCCCTCCCCTTGTGCCGCGAGCTCGGCATCGGGTTGGTGGCGTACAGCCCGCTCGGCCGAGGCTTCCTGGCGGGAGAGATTCGCAGCGTCGACGATTTCGCCCCGGACGACTATCGCCGCAAAGCGCCGCGCTATCAAGGAGAGAACTTTCAGAAGAACCTGGATCTGGTCGACAAGATTCGCGCGCTGGCAGGCGACAGGGGGGTGACGCCCGCACAGCTCGCCTTGCGCTGGGTCATCGAGCAAGGCGCCGATATCGTCCCGATCCCGGGGACGAAGCGCCTCCGCTATCTAGAAGAGAACGTCGCCGCGCTCGACGTGTCACTCATCGCACAAGACGTCGAGGAGATCGAAGCGATTTGCCCGCTCGGCGCCGTCGCGGGCGCTCGGTACACGGAAGCGATGATGCGGTTCGTCGGACGGTAG
- a CDS encoding DNA polymerase III subunit beta — MELVVRKSDLLRELQFFQGIVERKTTLPVLANVLVQAGGESVELAATDTEVGLRSRCAASVAKQGAVTLPAKKLYEIIKALPETDVRIEQDKSGVKVAAERFESRLSTLPRDEFPQLPDAGEAVATLPRESLKHMVEKTQFAMTGEDTRYYLNGALFILKPEQMTLVATDGHRLALVTVPRENGDAKVSDDDEGVKVLLPRKTTLELSKLLGEGKEAIAYERSENHLFFRVEGRTLISRMMDAQFPAYERVIPKGNDKTVTFDRERINNAVRRVALLSNERSRAVKFQIAPGKVEVTSSSPEVGEAREELLVDYEGAALQICFNAQYVLDFLGAVESDTISLSLKDEASQALLKPVGVDGYDYTYVIMPMRI, encoded by the coding sequence ATGGAACTCGTCGTCCGGAAGAGTGACCTGCTCCGTGAGCTGCAGTTCTTCCAAGGTATCGTGGAGCGCAAGACTACGCTGCCGGTGCTTGCCAATGTCTTGGTGCAGGCGGGCGGTGAGAGTGTCGAGCTTGCCGCGACCGACACCGAGGTTGGTCTTCGGAGCCGCTGTGCGGCCTCGGTGGCCAAGCAAGGTGCCGTCACCCTCCCAGCGAAGAAGCTGTACGAGATCATCAAGGCGCTGCCCGAGACGGACGTACGAATCGAGCAGGACAAGAGCGGCGTTAAAGTGGCGGCTGAACGCTTCGAATCGCGATTGTCGACGCTGCCACGGGATGAGTTCCCACAGCTGCCGGACGCGGGCGAGGCCGTGGCCACGCTACCGCGTGAGTCCCTCAAGCACATGGTCGAGAAGACGCAGTTTGCCATGACGGGGGAGGATACGCGGTACTACCTGAACGGGGCGCTCTTCATCCTAAAGCCTGAACAGATGACCTTGGTTGCGACCGATGGTCATCGCCTTGCCCTCGTCACGGTGCCGCGCGAGAACGGCGACGCGAAGGTGTCCGATGACGACGAAGGTGTGAAGGTGCTCTTGCCAAGGAAGACGACGCTCGAGCTGAGCAAGCTGCTCGGTGAGGGCAAGGAGGCGATTGCTTATGAGCGATCCGAGAACCACCTTTTCTTCCGCGTGGAGGGTCGGACACTCATTTCGCGGATGATGGATGCGCAATTTCCAGCCTATGAGCGAGTGATTCCAAAGGGAAACGACAAGACCGTGACGTTCGACCGCGAGCGCATCAACAACGCAGTGCGACGCGTCGCACTGCTGTCGAACGAGCGCTCTCGAGCCGTGAAGTTCCAGATCGCACCCGGCAAGGTCGAGGTCACGTCGAGCAGCCCAGAAGTCGGAGAAGCCCGTGAGGAGCTGCTCGTCGACTACGAAGGGGCCGCGTTGCAGATTTGCTTCAATGCTCAGTACGTGCTCGATTTCCTCGGAGCGGTGGAGAGCGATACCATCAGTCTCTCCTTGAAGGATGAGGCGAGCCAAGCGCTCCTGAAGCCCGTGGGTGTCGACGGCTACGACTACACCTACGTGATCATGCCGATGCGCATCTGA
- the gyrA gene encoding DNA gyrase subunit A — protein MTTSTRIPVAIEDEMKRSYLDYAMSVIIGRALPDIRDGLKPAHRRVLYGMRLMGLGSSRAYRKCAKIVGEVMGNFHPHGDQSIYDTLVRLAQDFNMRYPLVDGQGNFGSMDGDPPAAMRYTEARLEALAEGMMADLGHDTVDFIANYDETTEEPVVLPTPFPNLLVNGSSGIAVGMATNIPPHNLREVVDATIAITEPALDGTRLARDDRQRRLMQLVPGPDFPTGGIIVGKRGIYEAYRGGRGVITLRARTTVEDLPRGDRQAIVVTEIPYQVNKAKLVERIADLVREKTIEGISDLRDESDREGLRIVIELKRDALPDVVLNNLYKHSALQTTFGVIMLAVVGGRPRVLPLVDVIDHFVEFRREVVRRRTEFELKKAEARAHILEGLKIALDHLDAVIALIRAAKSPAEAREGLMGQFGLTQIQAQAILDMQLQRLTGLERQKILDELADVLQTIERLRETLASDRLLMEIVIRELRDVRDTYDDDRRTEILEQEGEDFRMEDLIPDEEMAITVSGTGYIKRTAISAYRAQGRGGKGRRGMTLRAEDYVTQLFVASSHAYLLVFSDRGRVYALRVYEIPDVGPDGKGKAIANLVQMVPEEKVAAIVAVREWPAEEGRQFIVAGTHQGVIKKTDLYAYRNARAGGIIAMGVDPEDRVIAARRTEGSHEIVLATRQGVAIRFAEGDVRPTGRTAYGVRGISLREGDEVVGLNAVTPGGAVLTVTAHGYGKRTLLEEYRLQSRGGYGVINIQTTERNGPVVGMVYVTGENELMLATQKGKVLRMPTGTLRLIGRVTQGVRLIDIHDDDGVVAIARLDIVPENGENGENGEGGENGGPAETVDSDSSPEEE, from the coding sequence ATGACCACCTCGACCCGCATCCCCGTCGCCATCGAAGATGAAATGAAGCGCTCGTACCTGGATTACGCGATGAGCGTGATCATCGGTCGGGCGCTGCCAGACATCCGTGATGGGCTCAAGCCGGCGCACCGCCGCGTGCTCTACGGGATGCGGCTGATGGGGCTCGGCTCGAGCCGGGCCTACCGCAAGTGCGCCAAGATCGTCGGCGAGGTCATGGGGAACTTCCACCCCCACGGCGACCAGTCAATTTACGACACGCTCGTTCGGCTCGCCCAGGACTTCAACATGCGGTACCCCCTGGTGGACGGCCAGGGGAACTTCGGGTCGATGGATGGCGATCCGCCGGCGGCCATGCGCTACACGGAGGCGCGGCTGGAAGCCTTGGCGGAAGGGATGATGGCCGACCTCGGGCACGACACGGTCGACTTCATCGCGAACTACGACGAGACGACCGAGGAGCCGGTTGTCCTCCCCACGCCCTTCCCGAACCTCCTGGTCAATGGGTCGTCCGGGATCGCCGTCGGGATGGCGACCAACATCCCGCCGCACAACCTGCGTGAAGTCGTCGACGCGACCATTGCCATCACCGAGCCAGCGCTCGACGGGACGCGTCTGGCGCGTGACGACCGCCAGCGTCGTCTCATGCAGTTGGTGCCCGGTCCGGACTTCCCAACCGGCGGCATCATTGTCGGCAAGCGCGGGATCTATGAGGCTTATCGGGGTGGCCGCGGCGTGATCACGTTGCGCGCTCGCACGACTGTCGAAGATCTGCCGCGGGGCGATCGGCAAGCAATCGTGGTGACGGAAATCCCGTACCAGGTCAACAAGGCCAAGCTGGTCGAGCGCATTGCGGACCTGGTGCGCGAGAAGACGATCGAAGGTATCTCGGACCTCCGCGATGAATCGGACCGAGAGGGGCTGCGGATCGTGATCGAGCTCAAGCGCGATGCGTTGCCCGATGTCGTCCTCAACAACCTCTACAAGCACTCGGCGCTGCAGACGACCTTCGGCGTGATCATGCTGGCGGTGGTTGGCGGCCGGCCGCGGGTCTTACCGCTTGTCGACGTCATCGACCACTTCGTCGAATTTCGGCGGGAAGTCGTGCGCCGCCGCACCGAGTTCGAGCTGAAGAAGGCCGAAGCTCGGGCGCACATCCTCGAAGGCCTCAAGATCGCCCTCGACCATCTCGATGCCGTCATCGCGCTCATTCGTGCGGCGAAGAGCCCGGCGGAGGCCCGCGAGGGGCTCATGGGTCAGTTCGGGCTGACCCAGATCCAGGCGCAAGCCATCCTGGACATGCAGCTCCAACGCCTGACTGGGCTGGAGCGGCAAAAGATTCTCGACGAGCTTGCGGACGTGTTGCAGACGATCGAGCGGCTGCGGGAGACTCTCGCCAGCGATCGGCTCCTGATGGAGATCGTCATCAGGGAGCTGCGGGATGTGCGCGATACCTACGACGACGACCGCCGCACCGAGATCCTCGAGCAAGAGGGTGAAGACTTCCGCATGGAGGATCTCATCCCGGACGAGGAGATGGCGATTACGGTGAGCGGGACCGGTTACATCAAGCGGACCGCGATCTCCGCCTACCGGGCGCAGGGCCGTGGCGGCAAGGGCCGCCGTGGAATGACGCTCAGAGCCGAAGACTACGTCACGCAGTTGTTCGTGGCATCGTCACACGCCTACCTGCTGGTGTTCTCGGACCGCGGCCGTGTCTACGCGCTGCGCGTCTACGAGATTCCCGACGTCGGGCCGGATGGCAAGGGCAAGGCGATTGCAAACCTTGTACAGATGGTACCCGAGGAGAAAGTCGCTGCTATTGTCGCCGTGCGCGAGTGGCCTGCGGAGGAGGGCCGGCAGTTCATCGTCGCGGGAACGCACCAGGGCGTCATCAAGAAGACCGATCTTTACGCATATCGCAACGCGCGCGCCGGTGGCATCATCGCCATGGGCGTCGACCCAGAAGATCGCGTGATTGCGGCGCGGCGCACCGAGGGGAGTCACGAGATCGTGCTCGCCACGCGCCAAGGCGTGGCCATTCGGTTTGCCGAGGGCGACGTGCGGCCGACAGGCCGAACAGCATACGGCGTGCGTGGCATCTCGCTGCGCGAGGGAGACGAGGTGGTGGGACTGAACGCGGTGACGCCTGGCGGCGCCGTGCTCACCGTCACTGCCCACGGCTACGGCAAGCGTACGCTGCTCGAGGAATATCGGCTGCAATCGCGCGGGGGCTACGGCGTCATCAACATCCAAACCACCGAGCGCAATGGCCCGGTAGTCGGCATGGTCTACGTGACGGGCGAGAACGAGCTGATGCTCGCCACGCAAAAAGGCAAAGTGCTGCGGATGCCTACAGGGACGCTCAGGCTCATTGGCCGCGTGACACAGGGCGTGCGCCTCATCGACATCCACGATGACGATGGCGTTGTTGCGATCGCGCGACTCGATATCGTTCCGGAGAATGGGGAGAACGGAGAAAACGGGGAAGGTGGCGAGAACGGCGGTCCCGCCGAGACGGTCGACAGCGACTCATCGCCGGAGGAAGAGTAA
- the dnaA gene encoding chromosomal replication initiator protein DnaA: protein MNVVIWDQVLAVVETRVNRHIFNTWFRPTSFIRDEGTRLLVGVPSNVFGDWLTRHYKGVLSEALTSIGRAGIEIAFVAQDPPSAPESASLDHELFTPEEADAPVSGARLNPRYTFDTFVVASSNQFAHAACRAVAEAPSRSYNPLYIYGGVGLGKTHLMHAVGHYVLRHMKGARLTYISAERFMNEMINALKLERIIEFRERYRNVEVLLIDDVQFMAGKEGTQVEFFHTFNALYDASKQIVITSDCPPHEIPQLEERLRSRFNWGLIADIQPPDLETKVAILKKKAEAEAVPLPDNVALYIASKIKSNIRELEGSLIRLVAYASLTGREITVALAHDVLKNVLSGDDRAVTIDAVQKFVADYYQLRLSELRSKDNSKSVVMPRQIAMFLSKELTKASLPEIGRAFNKHHSTVIHSIGKVEELRKRDTDFNRIINSFIDNFR, encoded by the coding sequence ATGAACGTGGTCATTTGGGATCAGGTGCTGGCTGTGGTGGAGACGCGGGTGAACCGCCACATCTTCAACACCTGGTTTCGCCCCACCTCGTTCATTCGGGACGAGGGCACCCGGCTGCTCGTCGGGGTGCCGAGCAATGTGTTTGGCGATTGGCTGACCAGACACTACAAGGGAGTATTGTCTGAGGCGCTCACCTCTATCGGCCGTGCCGGTATCGAGATTGCCTTCGTGGCCCAAGATCCCCCCTCGGCACCTGAGAGCGCGTCGCTCGATCACGAGCTCTTCACGCCCGAAGAGGCCGATGCCCCCGTCTCCGGCGCCCGCCTCAATCCTCGATACACGTTCGACACCTTCGTGGTGGCCTCGTCCAACCAGTTCGCGCACGCCGCTTGCCGCGCCGTCGCCGAGGCCCCGTCGCGCTCGTACAACCCCCTCTACATCTACGGCGGTGTCGGTCTCGGCAAGACGCATTTGATGCACGCCGTCGGGCACTACGTGCTGCGCCACATGAAGGGCGCCCGCCTCACCTACATCTCTGCTGAGCGCTTCATGAACGAGATGATCAATGCGCTCAAACTGGAGCGCATCATCGAGTTTCGTGAGCGCTATCGGAACGTGGAAGTCCTGCTGATCGACGACGTGCAGTTCATGGCCGGCAAAGAAGGAACACAGGTAGAGTTCTTCCACACGTTCAATGCGCTGTACGACGCGTCGAAGCAGATCGTCATCACGAGCGATTGTCCACCACACGAGATCCCACAGCTCGAGGAGCGCTTGCGATCGCGCTTCAACTGGGGGCTCATCGCCGATATCCAACCACCGGATCTCGAAACGAAGGTGGCGATTCTCAAGAAGAAAGCAGAAGCCGAGGCTGTACCGCTTCCCGACAACGTTGCGCTCTATATCGCCAGCAAGATCAAGTCGAATATTCGAGAGCTCGAAGGATCCCTCATTCGCCTCGTGGCGTACGCGTCATTGACCGGGCGCGAGATCACCGTCGCCCTCGCACACGACGTGCTCAAGAACGTCCTAAGCGGCGACGACCGCGCCGTCACGATCGACGCCGTGCAGAAATTCGTCGCCGACTACTACCAACTGCGACTGAGCGAGCTGCGATCCAAGGACAACTCCAAATCGGTCGTCATGCCTCGCCAGATCGCCATGTTCCTCTCCAAGGAGTTGACCAAGGCGTCACTCCCAGAGATTGGTCGCGCCTTCAACAAGCACCACTCGACGGTTATTCACTCGATAGGAAAGGTGGAGGAGCTGCGCAAGCGAGACACGGATTTCAACAGGATTATCAACAGCTTCATCGACAACTTTCGGTAA
- the gyrB gene encoding DNA topoisomerase (ATP-hydrolyzing) subunit B translates to MEHLTPDIPEPEERRVSPPAETDTYGAESIKVLEGLEAVRKRPGMYIGTTGPPGLHHLVYEVVDNSIDEALAGYCDEVNITIHVDNSLTVLDNGRGIPIDLHESGKSAAEVVMTTLHAGGKFGEKDSAYKVSGGLHGVGVSVVNALAESLTLEIYRNGDVFQQIYERGRPLAPLATLGTTKRRGTKVTFRPDPLVFETIEFSFDTLAQRLRELAFLNAGVVITLDDEREDGKHARYEYQGGISEFVAYLNTNRTVLHDEPIYMRGEKESVDVEIALQWNDAYIEQVYTYANNISTVDGGTHLSGFRAALTGTINAYASNSNLTKDLKDTTIDGSDIREGLVAVVSVKVPNPQFEGQTKAKLGSTEVKGIVQSIVNDRLAAVLEENPTIARKIVSKAIDAARAREAARKARDLVRRKGALDNSTLPGKLADCQERDPAQSELYIVEGESAGGSAKQGRDRRFQAILPVKGKILNVEKARFDKMLGSDEIRTMIAALGCGIGENDFDLSKLRYHRIIIMTDADVDGSHIRTLLLTFFYRQMRELIDNGYIYIAQPPLYRVKQGKRETYIKDDRDLETFLVRRAVESRLLRLVDQQREVSGEELVQLLQRLIAFRKNLKLVERRGPASDLLYALLDEGIKDLTFFADRAAVDAFGQRLASAGRSVGVEVDEEHNAFRLMIDDRTSGYPRRFDIGLDFVSTPDYRALLGGYRDVKALQGQMIVAHVAGPDTREEEEASAAPGDAAAAAESAAAAEIGVPDAAATARRAAARSAPAEVAVASVPDLVDYFLAGGRKGVAINRYKGLGEMNPDQLWDTTMKPEVRTLLQVRAEDHAEADLMFTTLMGDQVEPRRKFIESNALDVKNLDI, encoded by the coding sequence ATGGAACACCTGACCCCCGATATTCCAGAGCCGGAGGAACGCCGCGTGTCGCCGCCCGCCGAGACGGACACCTACGGCGCCGAGAGCATCAAGGTGCTCGAAGGCCTCGAGGCGGTCCGCAAGCGGCCCGGTATGTACATCGGTACAACCGGACCGCCAGGCCTGCACCATCTCGTTTACGAGGTCGTCGACAACTCGATTGACGAGGCGCTGGCGGGCTACTGCGACGAGGTCAACATCACGATCCACGTCGACAACTCGCTCACGGTCCTCGACAACGGGCGCGGCATCCCGATCGACTTGCACGAGAGCGGAAAATCAGCAGCGGAGGTCGTCATGACCACGCTGCACGCAGGCGGCAAGTTCGGGGAGAAGGACAGCGCCTACAAGGTCTCCGGTGGGTTACACGGCGTGGGCGTGTCCGTGGTCAATGCGCTCGCGGAGAGCTTGACGCTCGAGATCTATCGCAACGGGGACGTCTTTCAGCAGATCTACGAGCGTGGAAGACCGCTTGCGCCTTTGGCAACGCTGGGCACGACGAAACGGCGGGGCACGAAAGTCACCTTCAGGCCAGACCCACTCGTCTTCGAGACCATCGAGTTCAGCTTCGACACGCTCGCGCAGCGCCTGCGAGAGCTCGCCTTCCTCAATGCAGGCGTCGTGATCACGCTCGATGACGAGCGCGAGGATGGGAAGCACGCACGGTACGAGTATCAGGGTGGCATCAGCGAGTTCGTGGCGTACTTGAACACGAACCGCACCGTGCTGCACGACGAGCCAATCTACATGCGGGGCGAGAAGGAGAGTGTCGACGTCGAGATCGCGCTGCAGTGGAACGACGCCTATATCGAGCAGGTCTATACGTACGCCAACAACATCAGCACGGTCGATGGAGGGACGCATCTCTCCGGTTTCCGCGCGGCGCTCACGGGCACCATCAACGCCTATGCGTCCAACTCCAATCTCACGAAGGACCTGAAGGATACGACGATTGACGGCAGCGACATCCGTGAGGGTCTCGTGGCCGTGGTCAGCGTGAAGGTGCCCAATCCGCAGTTCGAAGGCCAGACCAAGGCAAAGCTCGGAAGCACCGAGGTCAAGGGTATCGTCCAGAGCATCGTCAACGACCGGCTCGCCGCGGTCCTGGAAGAGAATCCAACCATCGCGCGCAAGATTGTCTCGAAGGCCATCGACGCCGCGAGGGCGCGCGAGGCTGCGCGCAAGGCGCGGGATCTCGTACGCCGCAAAGGCGCACTGGACAACAGCACGCTTCCAGGGAAGTTGGCAGACTGCCAGGAGCGTGATCCCGCGCAGAGCGAGCTGTACATCGTCGAAGGAGAGTCGGCCGGCGGATCGGCCAAGCAGGGGAGAGATCGACGCTTCCAGGCCATCCTCCCGGTCAAGGGCAAGATCCTCAACGTCGAGAAGGCACGCTTCGACAAGATGCTGGGGAGCGACGAGATCAGGACGATGATCGCCGCCCTCGGGTGTGGCATAGGCGAGAACGACTTCGACCTGTCGAAGCTGCGATACCACCGCATCATCATCATGACGGATGCGGACGTCGACGGCTCGCATATCCGGACGTTGCTGCTCACCTTCTTCTACCGCCAGATGCGCGAGCTGATCGACAACGGGTACATCTACATCGCGCAGCCGCCGCTCTACCGTGTCAAACAGGGCAAGCGGGAGACGTACATCAAGGACGATCGCGATCTCGAGACATTCCTCGTGCGTCGCGCCGTGGAGTCACGGCTGCTTCGCCTCGTCGACCAGCAGCGCGAGGTCAGCGGCGAGGAGCTCGTCCAGCTTCTGCAGCGCCTGATTGCTTTCCGGAAGAACCTGAAGCTGGTCGAGCGCCGAGGACCGGCCTCCGACCTGTTGTACGCGCTGCTCGACGAAGGGATCAAGGACCTGACGTTCTTCGCGGACCGCGCGGCCGTTGATGCCTTCGGTCAGCGGCTGGCCAGCGCCGGCCGCAGTGTCGGCGTGGAGGTGGATGAGGAGCACAATGCGTTTCGCTTGATGATCGACGATCGCACCTCCGGTTACCCCAGGCGCTTCGACATCGGGCTGGATTTCGTGAGCACGCCGGACTATCGCGCGCTCCTTGGCGGATACCGGGACGTGAAGGCGCTTCAAGGTCAGATGATCGTCGCGCATGTCGCGGGACCGGACACGCGGGAAGAAGAAGAGGCCTCGGCCGCGCCAGGAGACGCCGCTGCGGCCGCCGAGAGCGCCGCGGCCGCGGAGATCGGCGTGCCGGACGCTGCCGCAACCGCGCGGCGGGCGGCGGCGCGCAGTGCGCCGGCGGAGGTTGCAGTTGCCTCGGTCCCGGACTTGGTCGACTACTTCCTCGCCGGTGGCCGCAAGGGTGTGGCCATCAATCGGTACAAGGGTCTCGGCGAGATGAACCCGGACCAGCTCTGGGACACGACGATGAAGCCGGAGGTGAGGACGCTGCTCCAGGTGCGCGCCGAGGATCATGCCGAAGCCGACTTGATGTTCACCACGCTCATGGGCGATCAGGTGGAGCCGCGACGCAAGTTCATCGAGAGCAACGCTCTCGATGTGAAGAATCTGGACATTTAG